One genomic window of Paenibacillus xylanilyticus includes the following:
- the argF gene encoding ornithine carbamoyltransferase produces MTAQQTEKIQKIDLRGRDFIEFTDYTAEEIRYLLDLAIEIKGKQKNGVAYQPLKGKTIGLIFEKSSTRTRVSFEVGMFQLGGHALFLSKNDIQLGRGETTHDTAKVLSRYLDGIMIRTFGHHNVTELAEHADIPVINGLSDAAHPCQVLADFQTVLEYKGKLAGLKMAYVGDGNNMAHSLMLGAAKMGMHVAVATPKGYEPDSAVVEQARSIAKESGSEVTVTYSAQEAVKDADIIYTDVWASMGFEEEQKVREQAFAAYQVDEELMKGAKPDYMFLHCLPAHRGEEVSAGVIDGPNSLIFDQAENRLHAQKALMAALMSE; encoded by the coding sequence ATGACAGCACAACAAACGGAGAAAATCCAGAAGATTGATCTTAGAGGCCGTGACTTTATTGAGTTTACCGATTACACGGCCGAAGAGATTCGCTACTTACTGGACTTGGCCATTGAGATCAAAGGCAAGCAAAAAAATGGCGTAGCCTATCAGCCGCTGAAAGGTAAAACGATTGGACTTATTTTTGAAAAATCATCCACACGTACGCGTGTATCCTTCGAAGTAGGCATGTTCCAGCTGGGTGGACACGCACTCTTCCTGAGCAAAAACGATATCCAGCTTGGTCGAGGGGAAACAACTCATGATACGGCTAAAGTATTGTCCCGCTACCTGGATGGCATCATGATTCGTACCTTTGGACACCATAATGTAACTGAATTGGCGGAGCATGCCGATATCCCGGTCATTAATGGACTGAGCGATGCTGCTCATCCGTGCCAAGTACTAGCGGACTTCCAAACCGTGCTGGAGTACAAAGGCAAACTGGCTGGCTTGAAAATGGCTTATGTCGGAGACGGGAACAACATGGCACACTCTCTCATGCTGGGTGCAGCGAAGATGGGCATGCATGTTGCTGTAGCAACGCCAAAAGGGTATGAGCCGGATAGCGCAGTGGTAGAGCAGGCGCGCAGCATTGCGAAGGAAAGCGGTTCTGAAGTGACTGTGACGTACAGTGCTCAGGAAGCTGTGAAGGATGCCGATATCATCTATACCGATGTGTGGGCAAGCATGGGCTTTGAAGAGGAGCAAAAGGTTCGTGAGCAGGCTTTTGCTGCGTACCAGGTCGATGAGGAACTGATGAAAGGCGCCAAGCCAGATTACATGTTCCTGCATTGTCTGCCGGCACACCGCGGAGAAGAAGTAAGTGCGGGCGTCATTGATGGACCGAACTCCCTGATCTTTGATCAGGCAGAGAACCGGCTTCATGCACAAAAGGCCTTGATGGCTGCGTTAATGAGCGAATAA
- a CDS encoding aspartate aminotransferase family protein, with product MAKGNEQPGSGTAVAGAATGAAAQTESSLFQTYARYPISLVKGKGSWLWDDQGNRYLDFMCGLAVTSLGHAPEKVGAKLKAQIDELWHVSNLFQIPGQEKAAALLTDNTCADAVFFCNSGAEANEAAIKVARRYHQKVKGNDRYEVITFAQSFHGRTLATLTATGQDKVKEGFLPLPAGFVTVPLHDIAALEAAIGPRTAAIMLEMVQAEGGVYPVEPEFVKHVRKLCDEHGLLLIVDEVQTGMGRTGKLFAHEHYGIEPDVFTVAKGIGSGFPVGAMLGKGFLRDAFTPGSHATTFGGTPLASSVVIATIETMLEDRLPERAAEMGDYLMSSLRKRLAGNSFVKEVRGLGLLVGIECAEPVGDIVLAGQKRGILFVTAGPNVIRLLPNLYVSKEEIDEAVSLVATLIEEHVAAKKV from the coding sequence ATGGCAAAAGGCAATGAACAGCCAGGTTCTGGCACAGCAGTAGCGGGAGCAGCAACAGGTGCAGCGGCACAGACGGAAAGCTCTCTTTTCCAAACGTATGCGCGTTATCCAATCAGTCTGGTCAAGGGTAAAGGCAGCTGGTTATGGGATGATCAGGGCAACCGTTATCTCGACTTCATGTGCGGACTCGCTGTAACGAGCCTTGGCCATGCACCGGAGAAAGTGGGAGCCAAGCTGAAAGCTCAGATCGATGAGCTGTGGCATGTCTCCAACCTGTTCCAGATTCCGGGCCAGGAGAAAGCAGCCGCGTTGCTGACAGACAATACATGTGCCGATGCGGTGTTCTTCTGCAACAGTGGCGCGGAAGCCAATGAGGCAGCGATTAAAGTCGCACGTCGTTATCACCAGAAGGTGAAAGGGAACGACCGTTATGAAGTGATTACGTTTGCCCAGTCCTTCCACGGACGGACACTCGCAACACTGACAGCAACAGGGCAGGATAAGGTGAAAGAAGGATTTTTGCCATTGCCAGCTGGATTCGTGACCGTTCCTTTGCATGATATTGCAGCTTTGGAAGCGGCAATCGGCCCTAGAACAGCAGCAATTATGCTGGAAATGGTTCAAGCCGAAGGCGGTGTATATCCGGTCGAACCGGAATTCGTCAAGCATGTACGGAAATTGTGTGACGAGCATGGTCTCTTGCTGATCGTAGACGAAGTACAGACCGGAATGGGACGTACAGGCAAGCTGTTTGCACATGAACACTATGGCATTGAGCCAGATGTGTTTACGGTGGCCAAAGGGATCGGCAGTGGTTTCCCGGTAGGCGCGATGCTGGGTAAAGGTTTCCTGCGGGATGCGTTTACGCCAGGCAGCCATGCAACGACATTTGGGGGTACTCCACTAGCTTCCTCCGTGGTCATTGCTACGATTGAAACGATGTTGGAAGATCGCTTGCCGGAGCGCGCTGCTGAGATGGGTGACTATCTGATGAGCTCCCTGCGGAAGCGTTTGGCAGGCAATTCATTTGTGAAGGAAGTTCGCGGATTGGGGCTTCTGGTCGGAATTGAATGTGCAGAGCCAGTAGGCGACATCGTTTTGGCCGGACAGAAACGTGGTATCTTGTTCGTGACCGCAGGGCCGAATGTCATTCGTCTGCTTCCGAATCTGTATGTGAGCAAGGAAGAGATCGATGAAGCGGTATCCCTGGTAGCAACGTTGATCGAAGAGCACGTAGCAGCGAAGAAGGTTTAA
- the argB gene encoding acetylglutamate kinase, which produces MNSTLQNESAGVEKGAEKQTFVMKCGGSTLAALPESFFADLRDLQSQGTQPVIVHGGGPAISENLAKLGIETEFVNGLRKTTEPVLDVVEMVLAGSINKQIVRLIERVGGHALGLSGVDGGLIQAKPVANHAEIGWVGDVTGVQAEIIQGIVNMGYMPVIAPVGVDANGQRYNINADTAAGAVASHLGVSRMIVVTDVPGIMKTVNGEKKVLPSVSVQEIEDMIQTGEIYGGMIPKVRAAIACIHGKVREVIIVDGSEPQILSRVLKGETIGTRIIRMQ; this is translated from the coding sequence ATGAATTCAACATTGCAAAATGAGAGTGCCGGAGTGGAAAAAGGTGCAGAGAAGCAGACGTTTGTCATGAAATGCGGAGGCAGCACGCTCGCGGCTTTGCCAGAATCCTTTTTTGCGGATTTGCGCGACTTGCAGTCCCAGGGAACTCAGCCCGTCATCGTGCATGGTGGAGGTCCGGCGATATCGGAGAATCTGGCGAAGCTGGGCATTGAAACCGAGTTCGTGAATGGACTCCGCAAAACGACCGAACCCGTGCTGGATGTCGTGGAGATGGTGTTGGCCGGGAGTATCAACAAACAGATCGTACGCCTGATAGAGCGCGTCGGAGGACATGCGCTGGGCCTGTCCGGCGTAGACGGTGGACTAATCCAAGCCAAACCTGTGGCAAATCATGCAGAGATCGGCTGGGTTGGAGACGTAACAGGCGTTCAAGCAGAAATCATTCAAGGCATAGTGAACATGGGATATATGCCTGTGATTGCGCCGGTGGGCGTGGATGCAAACGGACAACGGTATAATATCAATGCAGATACAGCCGCGGGTGCGGTAGCTTCCCACCTCGGGGTAAGCCGGATGATCGTTGTGACGGATGTACCTGGAATCATGAAGACCGTTAACGGGGAGAAAAAAGTACTGCCATCGGTCTCTGTACAGGAAATCGAGGACATGATTCAAACCGGAGAAATCTACGGCGGCATGATCCCGAAGGTGCGCGCAGCGATTGCCTGCATTCATGGCAAAGTACGCGAGGTTATTATCGTGGACGGAAGCGAGCCGCAGATCCTGAGCCGCGTGCTGAAGGGTGAAACGATCGGAACCCGAATTATCCGCATGCAATAA
- the argJ gene encoding bifunctional glutamate N-acetyltransferase/amino-acid acetyltransferase ArgJ, whose product MGTNVKQQAYTVVENGTIVTPRGFAAGGLHCGLKKTSRNDIGAIRCEVPATAAAVYTTNVFQAAPLKVTRESLSNGRLQAVVVNSGNANACTGQQGEKDAYAMRSAAARELGVAEEDVAVASTGVIGELLKMDAVHSGISALPASLGQGANEAEQFSQAILTTDLVKKEACVSVVVNGRNVTIAGAAKGSGMIHPNMATMLAFITSDAVIGAEALQSLLRQATNHTFNMITVDGDTSTNDMLVAMSSGMAGNEELTTDHPDWDAFAAGFTYVCEVLAKAIARDGEGATKLVEVQVTGGVSDESAQAIAKTVIGSSLVKSAMFGADANWGRIIAAVGRAGQPVNPDTVDIRLGDISVLEQSRPVVFDEEVALAYLQTDTVRIVVDLHHGEGKATAWGCDLTYDYVRINAAYRT is encoded by the coding sequence ATGGGAACAAATGTGAAGCAACAGGCTTACACCGTAGTGGAAAACGGAACGATTGTAACCCCGCGCGGGTTCGCTGCTGGCGGACTTCATTGCGGATTGAAAAAAACATCACGCAACGATATCGGAGCGATCCGTTGTGAAGTGCCAGCCACGGCAGCGGCCGTGTATACAACGAACGTATTCCAGGCTGCGCCGCTGAAGGTAACTCGCGAGAGCTTGAGCAATGGACGCCTTCAGGCCGTTGTTGTTAACAGTGGTAATGCCAATGCTTGTACCGGGCAGCAGGGTGAAAAGGATGCGTATGCGATGCGTTCGGCAGCAGCACGTGAACTTGGCGTAGCTGAAGAGGATGTAGCTGTGGCATCGACCGGTGTGATCGGTGAGTTGTTGAAAATGGACGCAGTACACTCGGGTATCAGTGCACTGCCGGCAAGCTTGGGGCAGGGAGCCAATGAAGCGGAGCAATTCTCTCAAGCGATCTTGACAACGGATTTGGTGAAAAAGGAAGCCTGCGTATCTGTCGTTGTAAACGGCAGGAACGTTACGATTGCAGGTGCAGCCAAAGGATCTGGCATGATTCATCCCAACATGGCGACGATGCTCGCATTTATAACGAGTGATGCGGTTATTGGCGCAGAAGCACTGCAAAGTTTGCTGCGTCAGGCGACCAACCATACGTTTAACATGATCACCGTAGATGGAGATACGAGCACAAACGATATGCTGGTCGCGATGTCCAGTGGGATGGCGGGGAACGAAGAATTGACCACGGACCATCCGGACTGGGACGCTTTTGCTGCAGGATTCACTTATGTGTGTGAAGTGCTGGCCAAAGCAATTGCACGTGATGGTGAAGGAGCAACCAAGCTGGTTGAGGTGCAGGTTACGGGTGGAGTGAGTGATGAATCGGCACAGGCGATTGCCAAAACGGTTATCGGCTCCAGCCTGGTGAAGTCAGCGATGTTCGGTGCGGACGCAAACTGGGGACGGATTATTGCAGCCGTGGGGCGTGCAGGACAGCCAGTTAACCCGGACACCGTGGATATCCGTTTGGGAGATATCTCGGTACTTGAGCAGTCCCGCCCAGTTGTATTTGACGAAGAGGTGGCGCTGGCCTACTTGCAAACCGATACCGTTCGCATTGTGGTAGATCTGCACCACGGCGAAGGAAAGGCTACAGCATGGGGCTGTGACCTGACCTATGACTATGTACGAATCAATGCGGCATACCGCACTTAA
- the argC gene encoding N-acetyl-gamma-glutamyl-phosphate reductase: MSNKLRVAIVGSTGYGGVELIRFFQNHPQVEITSVISSSSSGESIADGFPHLTDVIRRPLDGVVPAEIAERADLVFTATPSGVSAKLVPSLLEAGLKVIDLSGDFRLKDGAVYEQWYKHPAPPSDLLEQAVYGMAEVYGDEVKGKNFISNPGCYPTATLLGLIPAVEAGWIDPSTIIIDAKSGVSGAGRGTSLTNHYAEMNENFKAYKLNKHQHIPEIEQVLGNITGSPVTVTFTTHLVPMTRGIMSTMYASLVGEHSDRDLVDLYRKYYENRPFVRVREPGIWPSTKEVQGSNYCDIGFAVDPRTGRLTIISVIDNLVKGASGQAIQNMNLMMGWEENLGLNMTPVYP, translated from the coding sequence GTGAGTAACAAATTGAGAGTGGCAATTGTCGGTTCCACCGGCTACGGCGGGGTGGAGCTGATTCGTTTTTTTCAGAACCATCCACAGGTTGAAATCACTTCGGTGATCTCTTCATCCAGCAGCGGCGAGTCTATTGCAGACGGATTTCCGCATTTGACGGATGTGATTCGCAGGCCACTGGATGGCGTGGTTCCGGCTGAGATTGCAGAACGTGCAGATCTGGTATTCACGGCTACCCCATCTGGAGTTAGTGCGAAGCTCGTTCCAAGCCTGCTTGAAGCGGGGCTGAAGGTGATCGATCTGTCTGGTGACTTCAGATTGAAGGATGGAGCCGTGTATGAACAGTGGTATAAACACCCGGCTCCGCCGAGTGATCTGCTGGAACAGGCTGTATACGGGATGGCCGAAGTGTACGGGGATGAAGTAAAAGGCAAAAACTTTATTTCCAACCCGGGCTGTTATCCTACAGCTACCCTTCTTGGACTTATTCCTGCAGTGGAAGCAGGATGGATCGATCCATCCACGATTATTATCGATGCCAAATCCGGTGTATCCGGTGCTGGACGGGGAACGAGTCTGACGAACCATTATGCAGAGATGAACGAAAATTTCAAAGCCTACAAACTTAACAAACACCAACATATACCTGAGATTGAGCAAGTACTTGGCAATATTACCGGAAGTCCGGTAACGGTCACGTTTACGACGCACCTGGTGCCAATGACACGTGGGATCATGAGTACGATGTACGCAAGCCTGGTAGGAGAACACAGTGATCGGGACCTGGTGGATCTGTACCGTAAGTATTATGAGAATCGGCCTTTTGTAAGAGTTCGTGAACCAGGCATCTGGCCTTCGACCAAAGAAGTGCAAGGCTCCAACTACTGTGATATCGGATTTGCAGTTGATCCAAGAACCGGACGCTTAACAATCATATCGGTCATCGACAACCTGGTGAAGGGTGCTTCCGGGCAAGCGATTCAAAATATGAACCTGATGATGGGATGGGAGGAAAACCTCGGGCTGAACATGACGCCGGTATATCCATAA
- the cls gene encoding cardiolipin synthase encodes MHIESILLMVLLGLNIIFAAAVVFFERKDASASWAWLLVLNFIPVLGFVLYLLTGQNLTRYRLFQWKERKKLGLEERIAAQLEQLHDNRTPFNNRATESSQDMIYMNLKQNGALLTEDNAVEIITDGTDKFQRLLDDIEAAQDHVHVQYYIYRGDRLGKRIRDALIRKAREGIKVRLLYDALGSRRVSNRFFKELREAGGLVEVFFPSKFSLINLRMNYRNHRKIVIIDGNLGYTGGFNVGDEYLGLNSKFGYWRDTHLRIQGNAVHALQTRFLLDWNEASKQHDTPYVPEHFPHIEGTGTTAMQIVSSGPDAETEHIKNSYLKMINGAKHSILIQTPYFIPDASVFEAIRLACLSGIDVRIMIPNKPDHAFVYWATLSYIGELLKVGAKVFIYDNGFIHAKTLIIDSMVASVGTANIDYRSFRLNFEVNAFMYDEVIATALVDTFEHDLKVSREMTQEEYNKRSLKIRFKEAISRLLSPIL; translated from the coding sequence GTGCATATCGAATCCATTTTACTTATGGTACTCCTGGGCCTGAATATTATCTTCGCTGCAGCAGTTGTGTTCTTCGAACGCAAGGATGCCAGTGCATCCTGGGCTTGGCTGCTTGTATTGAACTTTATTCCTGTGCTTGGGTTCGTACTTTATCTACTAACAGGTCAGAATCTGACCCGCTACCGGCTGTTCCAATGGAAAGAGAGAAAGAAGCTTGGTCTGGAGGAGCGCATCGCCGCACAGCTCGAACAGCTGCATGATAATCGGACGCCATTCAACAACAGAGCCACCGAAAGCAGCCAGGATATGATCTATATGAATCTGAAACAAAACGGCGCTCTCCTTACGGAAGACAATGCTGTAGAGATCATCACGGATGGAACGGACAAGTTCCAACGGTTACTCGATGATATCGAAGCGGCGCAGGATCATGTTCACGTGCAATATTACATTTACCGGGGCGACCGGCTGGGTAAACGCATTCGGGATGCTCTGATCCGCAAAGCACGGGAAGGCATCAAGGTTCGTCTACTGTACGACGCGCTTGGATCGCGGCGGGTGTCAAATCGCTTTTTCAAAGAATTGCGCGAAGCAGGCGGTTTGGTGGAAGTCTTTTTCCCATCGAAATTCAGTCTAATCAATCTGCGTATGAACTACCGCAACCACCGTAAAATCGTCATCATTGACGGTAACCTCGGTTATACCGGCGGATTTAACGTGGGTGATGAGTACCTCGGGTTGAATTCCAAATTCGGTTATTGGCGCGATACCCATCTGCGGATTCAGGGAAATGCCGTTCATGCGCTTCAGACGCGCTTCCTTCTTGATTGGAATGAGGCATCCAAGCAGCATGACACCCCATATGTTCCTGAACATTTCCCGCATATTGAGGGTACAGGAACGACGGCGATGCAGATTGTCTCCAGCGGACCGGATGCAGAGACGGAGCACATCAAGAACAGTTATCTGAAGATGATTAATGGAGCCAAACATTCCATTCTGATTCAGACGCCTTACTTTATCCCGGATGCCAGTGTATTCGAAGCCATACGTCTCGCGTGCCTGTCAGGTATTGATGTGCGCATCATGATTCCCAACAAACCGGATCACGCCTTCGTATACTGGGCTACGCTGTCTTACATTGGTGAACTGTTAAAAGTCGGAGCAAAAGTATTTATATACGATAACGGCTTTATCCATGCCAAAACGCTCATTATTGACAGCATGGTCGCATCGGTGGGTACGGCAAATATTGATTACCGCAGTTTCCGGTTGAACTTTGAGGTGAATGCGTTTATGTATGATGAGGTCATCGCCACGGCATTGGTCGATACCTTTGAGCATGACCTTAAGGTGTCCCGAGAGATGACGCAGGAGGAGTACAACAAGCGCAGCCTGAAGATTCGTTTCAAAGAAGCGATCTCCCGCTTACTTTCTCCCATTTTGTAA
- a CDS encoding YitT family protein: MQEHQHFVPNRKKRLATLIPLNGPWRNVVDTASIIIGSFLIAVAFNLFLLPNQIASGGVSGLSILGKEWLGLEPAYTQWAINIPLLIAGFLLIGKQYGIRSVLGSIVLPLFVYLTKDWAIPTTNPLLGSLYGGIGVGLGIGIVYRGRGSTGGMSILARIVQKYSGLSYSLCVVIMDATVIIMAAFVLSLEQSLYALIGLYVTGKVIDAVEMGLGYSKVAYIISNKTEPITKVILADLDRGLTKLEAKGGYTDDQRTVLMVVVGQNEVPRLKALIRSVDPQAFVIISNAHEVLGEGFKRDEA; encoded by the coding sequence ATGCAAGAGCATCAGCATTTCGTTCCAAACCGCAAAAAGAGGTTAGCCACCCTTATCCCTCTGAATGGACCCTGGAGAAACGTAGTGGATACGGCATCCATTATTATTGGTTCGTTTCTCATTGCGGTAGCCTTTAACTTATTTTTATTACCTAATCAGATCGCTTCAGGTGGAGTATCCGGGCTGTCTATTCTAGGAAAGGAATGGCTGGGGCTTGAACCCGCATACACGCAGTGGGCCATCAATATTCCACTTCTCATTGCAGGGTTTCTACTTATTGGGAAACAGTACGGGATCCGTTCGGTACTCGGGAGTATTGTACTCCCCCTGTTTGTTTATCTGACGAAAGACTGGGCCATTCCCACGACGAATCCTTTGCTCGGATCTCTGTATGGAGGTATCGGTGTGGGGCTCGGCATCGGTATTGTATACCGGGGAAGAGGTTCAACAGGTGGGATGAGTATCCTCGCCAGAATCGTACAGAAATACAGTGGACTTAGTTACTCTCTTTGCGTTGTGATTATGGATGCTACGGTTATTATTATGGCTGCGTTTGTATTGTCGTTGGAACAGTCACTTTATGCACTGATTGGGCTATACGTTACCGGAAAAGTCATTGATGCCGTGGAGATGGGACTTGGTTACTCGAAGGTTGCATACATTATCTCCAACAAGACGGAGCCGATCACCAAAGTCATTCTCGCCGATCTGGATCGTGGATTAACGAAGCTGGAGGCAAAAGGTGGCTACACGGACGACCAGCGTACCGTATTAATGGTCGTGGTTGGGCAAAATGAGGTGCCAAGACTGAAAGCACTGATCCGGTCCGTGGACCCGCAGGCTTTTGTTATTATCAGTAATGCGCATGAAGTGCTCGGCGAAGGCTTTAAGCGAGACGAGGCATAA
- the prfB gene encoding peptide chain release factor 2 (programmed frameshift), translating into MIDPSVKQDLREIGKKLTNLRGSLDLDLKQEMIENFEEKMSAPDFWDDNEKAQSVIAEMNAVKGSVDQYAKLQQDYDDALMMVELADEEGDEDLAAEVASSVTAIVGKLEEFELQLLLNQPYDKMNAILELHPGAGGTESQDWGQMLLRMYTRWAEKRGFKVEILDYLPGDEAGIKSVTLSIKGHNAYGYLKAEKGVHRLVRISPFDSSGRRHTSFVSCDVVPEIDDTVEVDIRTEDLKIDTYRASGAGGQHINTTDSAVRITHIPTGVVVTCQNERSQIKNRERAMTMLRSKLYERKIEEQKQQLDEIRGDQSDISWGSQIRSYVFHPYSMVKDHRTSVETGNTGAVMDGDLDAFIDGYLRSQIKVETE; encoded by the coding sequence GAAGAGAAGATGTCAGCTCCCGATTTCTGGGATGATAATGAAAAGGCACAATCGGTGATCGCCGAGATGAATGCGGTGAAGGGATCGGTTGATCAATACGCCAAACTCCAGCAGGACTATGATGATGCCCTAATGATGGTTGAACTGGCCGATGAAGAAGGCGATGAAGACCTGGCTGCCGAGGTTGCCAGCAGCGTTACGGCCATCGTAGGCAAGTTGGAAGAGTTTGAGCTTCAACTTCTGCTGAATCAACCGTACGATAAAATGAACGCCATTCTTGAGCTTCACCCGGGTGCGGGCGGTACCGAGTCACAGGACTGGGGACAAATGCTGCTCCGGATGTACACTCGCTGGGCTGAGAAACGCGGCTTCAAGGTAGAGATTCTGGATTATCTGCCAGGCGATGAAGCAGGGATTAAGAGTGTTACGTTATCCATCAAAGGACATAATGCTTATGGTTATCTAAAAGCAGAGAAGGGTGTCCATCGATTGGTGCGGATCTCTCCTTTTGACTCATCGGGCCGGAGACACACATCCTTCGTATCCTGTGACGTTGTTCCAGAGATCGACGATACGGTGGAAGTAGACATCCGGACAGAGGATTTGAAGATCGATACGTATCGTGCGAGTGGTGCGGGTGGACAGCACATCAATACCACCGACTCTGCCGTACGGATCACACACATTCCTACCGGAGTCGTGGTAACGTGTCAGAACGAACGTTCACAGATCAAGAACCGTGAGCGTGCGATGACGATGCTTCGTTCCAAGTTGTATGAGCGTAAAATTGAAGAGCAAAAACAACAGCTGGATGAAATCCGAGGCGATCAGTCGGATATTTCATGGGGAAGCCAGATTCGCTCCTATGTATTCCATCCCTATAGTATGGTAAAGGATCACCGTACGAGCGTAGAGACAGGAAATACAGGTGCAGTCATGGACGGCGACCTCGATGCATTCATCGACGGTTATTTGCGCAGCCAGATTAAAGTAGAAACCGAGTAA